The Planctomycetota bacterium region GAGGGCCGTCGCGCTGTGCTTCGACGGTGGGGGCGGTGTACCGCGGCGCCTCACGGTGGTGGGGCGGCCGGGGGTGCTTCCGGTCGGCCGGATCGGGCGCGGGATCGCCGACTGGATCGAAGCCACCACTTCCGCGGAAACGCCGTAAAAATCGCCCTTTTGGTGGTCGGGGGCGTCAGCCTATCCTCCCCCCCGCCGGCGCGACCGCGCCATGGGACCGGCGGCTGCACCGGCGCGCAGCCCGACGAGGAGAGACGCATGCGTTCGATCGCGGTCGCCAACCAGAAGGGGGGCGTGGGCAAGACGACGACGTCGGTCAACCTCGCCGTCGGCCTGGCGCGGGCCGGTCGCCGGGTGTGCCTGGTCGACCTCGACGCGCAGGCCCACGCCACGCTCCATGTCGGTGTCCAGCCGGGAAGCCATCGGCTGTCGGCATTCGACGTCCTCACCGGCGGCGTGTCGCTCGCCGACGCCACGGTCGTCGCCGCCGAAAACCTCTGGCTCGTGCCGTCGCACATCGACCTGTCGGCCACCGAGGTGGCGCTCGCCGGCCAGCCGGGGAGGGAGTCGATCCTCGCGCGCCGGTTCGCCGACGACCCGGCCTGCTCCGGCTCAGGCCCGGCCCCCTACGACTACCTGATCATCGACTGTCCCCCGTCGCTCGGCCTGCTGTCGCTCAACGCCATGGCGGCGGTCGACAGCGTCCTCCTCCCGCTCCAGCCCCATTTCCTCGCCCTCCATGGCGTGAGCAAGCTGCTCGAGACGGTCGAGCTGGTCGCCGACCGGGTCAACCCGCGGCTGGCAGTGCTCGGGGTGGTGTTTTGCCTGTACGAGTCGGGCACGCGGCTGGCGCAGGAGATCGGCCGGGACGTCGAGGCGTTTTTCGGCGCCGCGGCCGAGCGGCACCGGGCGTGGCGC contains the following coding sequences:
- a CDS encoding ParA family protein — protein: MRSIAVANQKGGVGKTTTSVNLAVGLARAGRRVCLVDLDAQAHATLHVGVQPGSHRLSAFDVLTGGVSLADATVVAAENLWLVPSHIDLSATEVALAGQPGRESILARRFADDPACSGSGPAPYDYLIIDCPPSLGLLSLNAMAAVDSVLLPLQPHFLALHGVSKLLETVELVADRVNPRLAVLGVVFCLYESGTRLAQEIGRDVEAFFGAAAERHRAWRDARVFATRIRRNIRLAEAPSFGRSIFDYAPDSHGAEDYGNLAAEIDQAAAVALDAARRAA